A single genomic interval of Piliocolobus tephrosceles isolate RC106 chromosome 7, ASM277652v3, whole genome shotgun sequence harbors:
- the NRBP2 gene encoding nuclear receptor-binding protein 2 isoform X4, which yields MAAPEPAPRLAREREREREDESEDESDILEESPCGRWQKRREEVNQGNMPGLQSTFLAMDTEEGVEVVWNELHFRDRKAFAAHEEKIQTVFEQLVLVDHPNIVKLHKYWLDTSEACARVIFITEYVSSGSLKQFLKKTKKNHKAMNARAWKRWCTQILSALSFLHACSPPIIHGNLTSDTIFIQHNGLIKIGSVWHRIFSNALPHDLRSPIRAEPEELRNLHFFPPEYGEVADGTAVDIFSFGMCALEMAVLEIQANGDTRVTEEAIARARHSLSDPNMREFILCCLARDPARRPSAHSLLFHRVLFEVHSLKLLAAHCFIQHQYLMPENVVEEKTKATDLHAVLAELPRPRRPPLQWRYSEVSFMELDKFLEDVRNGIYPLMNFAATRPLGLPRVLAPPPEEVQKAKTPTPEPFDSETRKVIQMQCNLERSEDKARWHRTALRTSPRSLCTTASSMRCAGRCSVAWRRGQVGQAVPLRPPCLPPSAGRPDEAGRLPGEHLPEVPRGPGLTQYPSPWTTPGCCPGGHVGETPAPRGCSPPCAWEHKGPGSEETPAS from the exons ATGGCGGCCCCGGAACCGGCGCCGAGGCTGGCCCGGGAGCGGGAGCGGGAGCGGGAGGACGAGAGCGAGGACGAGAGCGACATCCTGGAGGAGAGCCCGTGTGGTCGCTGGCAAAAGCGGCGGGAGGAG GTAAACCAGGGGAACATGCCAGGGCTTCAGAGCACCTTCCTAGCCATGGACACGGAGGAGGGGGTAGAGGTGGTGTGGAATGAGCTCCACTTCAGAGACAGGAAGGCCTTCGCGGCGCACGAG gaGAAGATCCAGACTGTGTTTGAGCAGCTGGTGCTGGTGGACCACCCCAACATCGTGAAGCTGCACAAGTATTGGCTGGATACCTCCGAGGCCTGCGCGAGG GTCATCTTCATCACAGAGTACGTGTCATCAGGCAGCCTCAagcaattcctcaaaaaaacCAAGAAGAACCACAAGGCCATGAACGCCCGG GCCTGGAAGCGCTGGTGCACGCAGATCCTGTCCGCGCTCAG CTTCCTGCACGCCTGCAGCCCCCCGATCATTCACGGGAACCTGACCAGCGACACCATCTTCATTCAGCACAACGGTCTCATCAAGATCGGCTCCG TGTGGCACCGAATCTTCTCCAATG CGCTGCCGCATGATCTCCGAAGCCCCATCCGTGCTGAGCCAGAGGAACTTCGGAACCTGCACTTCTTCCCCCCAGAGTACGGCG AGGTGGCCGATGGGACCGCTGTGGACATCTTCTCCTTTGGGATGTGTGCGCTGGAG ATGGCTGTGCTGGAGATCCAGGCCAACGGGGACACCCGGGTCACAGAGGAGGCCATTGCTCGCGCCAGGCACTCACTGAGTGACCCCAACATGCGG GAGTTCATCCTTTGCTGCCTGGCCCGGGACCCTGCCCGCCGGCCCTCTGCCCATAGCCTCCTCTTCCACCGCGTGCTCTTCGAGGTGCACTCGCTGAAGCTCCTAGCAGCCCACTGCTTTATCCAGCACCAGT ACCTCATGCCTGAGAACGTAGTGGAGGAGAAGACCAAGGCCACGGACCTGCACGCGGTCTTGGCGGAGCTTCCCCGGCCCCGCAGGCCCCCGCTGCAGTGGCG GTACTCGGAAGTCTCCTTCATGGAGCTGGACAAATTCCTGGAGGATGTCAG GAACGGGATCTACCCACTGATGAACTTTGCAGCCACTCGGCCCCTGGGGCTGCCCCGTGTGCTAGCCCCACCCCCGGAGGAGGTCCAAAAGGCCAAGACCCCGACGCCAGAGCCCTTTGACTCTGAGACCAGAAAG GTCATCCAGATGCAGTGCAACCTGGAGAGAAGCGAGGACAAGGCGCGCTGGCAT CGGACAGCCCTCAGGACCTCGCCTCGGAGCTTGTGCACTACGGCTTCCTCCATGAGGTGCGCTGGGCGGTGCAGCGTGGCCTGGCGGAGGGGGCAAGTGGGGCAGGCCGTGCCCCTCCGTCCCCCATGCCTCCCTCCTTCCGCAGGACGACCGGATGAAGCTGGCCGCCTTCCTGGAGAGCACCTTCCTGAAGTACCGAGGGGCCCAGGCCTGACCCAGTACCCCAGCCCCTGGACCACGCCAGGGTGCTGCCCAGGAGGCCATGTAGGGGAGACCCCAGCACCGCGGGGCTGCTCTCCTCCGTGTGCCTGGGAGCACAAAGGCCCTGGTAGTGAAGAAACCCCCGCCTCCTGA
- the NRBP2 gene encoding nuclear receptor-binding protein 2 isoform X2, whose product MAAPEPAPRLAREREREREDESEDESDILEESPCGRWQKRREEVNQGNMPGLQSTFLAMDTEEGVEVVWNELHFRDRKAFAAHEEKIQTVFEQLVLVDHPNIVKLHKYWLDTSEACARVIFITEYVSSGSLKQFLKKTKKNHKAMNARAWKRWCTQILSALSFLHACSPPIIHGNLTSDTIFIQHNGLIKIGSVWHRIFSNALPHDLRSPIRAEPEELRNLHFFPPEYGEVADGTAVDIFSFGMCALEMAVLEIQANGDTRVTEEAIARARHSLSDPNMREFILCCLARDPARRPSAHSLLFHRVLFEVHSLKLLAAHCFIQHQYLMPENVVEEKTKATDLHAVLAELPRPRRPPLQWRYSEVSFMELDKFLEDVRNGIYPLMNFAATRPLGLPRVLAPPPEEVQKAKTPTPEPFDSETRKVIQMQCNLERSEDKARWHLTLLLVLEDRLHRQLTYDLLPSRLGKGPGRRAVTPGSGWLSGLMPRLTPLPQRTALRTSPRSLCTTASSMRCAGRCSVAWRRGQVGQAVPLRPPCLPPSAGRPDEAGRLPGEHLPEVPRGPGLTQYPSPWTTPGCCPGGHVGETPAPRGCSPPCAWEHKGPGSEETPAS is encoded by the exons ATGGCGGCCCCGGAACCGGCGCCGAGGCTGGCCCGGGAGCGGGAGCGGGAGCGGGAGGACGAGAGCGAGGACGAGAGCGACATCCTGGAGGAGAGCCCGTGTGGTCGCTGGCAAAAGCGGCGGGAGGAG GTAAACCAGGGGAACATGCCAGGGCTTCAGAGCACCTTCCTAGCCATGGACACGGAGGAGGGGGTAGAGGTGGTGTGGAATGAGCTCCACTTCAGAGACAGGAAGGCCTTCGCGGCGCACGAG gaGAAGATCCAGACTGTGTTTGAGCAGCTGGTGCTGGTGGACCACCCCAACATCGTGAAGCTGCACAAGTATTGGCTGGATACCTCCGAGGCCTGCGCGAGG GTCATCTTCATCACAGAGTACGTGTCATCAGGCAGCCTCAagcaattcctcaaaaaaacCAAGAAGAACCACAAGGCCATGAACGCCCGG GCCTGGAAGCGCTGGTGCACGCAGATCCTGTCCGCGCTCAG CTTCCTGCACGCCTGCAGCCCCCCGATCATTCACGGGAACCTGACCAGCGACACCATCTTCATTCAGCACAACGGTCTCATCAAGATCGGCTCCG TGTGGCACCGAATCTTCTCCAATG CGCTGCCGCATGATCTCCGAAGCCCCATCCGTGCTGAGCCAGAGGAACTTCGGAACCTGCACTTCTTCCCCCCAGAGTACGGCG AGGTGGCCGATGGGACCGCTGTGGACATCTTCTCCTTTGGGATGTGTGCGCTGGAG ATGGCTGTGCTGGAGATCCAGGCCAACGGGGACACCCGGGTCACAGAGGAGGCCATTGCTCGCGCCAGGCACTCACTGAGTGACCCCAACATGCGG GAGTTCATCCTTTGCTGCCTGGCCCGGGACCCTGCCCGCCGGCCCTCTGCCCATAGCCTCCTCTTCCACCGCGTGCTCTTCGAGGTGCACTCGCTGAAGCTCCTAGCAGCCCACTGCTTTATCCAGCACCAGT ACCTCATGCCTGAGAACGTAGTGGAGGAGAAGACCAAGGCCACGGACCTGCACGCGGTCTTGGCGGAGCTTCCCCGGCCCCGCAGGCCCCCGCTGCAGTGGCG GTACTCGGAAGTCTCCTTCATGGAGCTGGACAAATTCCTGGAGGATGTCAG GAACGGGATCTACCCACTGATGAACTTTGCAGCCACTCGGCCCCTGGGGCTGCCCCGTGTGCTAGCCCCACCCCCGGAGGAGGTCCAAAAGGCCAAGACCCCGACGCCAGAGCCCTTTGACTCTGAGACCAGAAAG GTCATCCAGATGCAGTGCAACCTGGAGAGAAGCGAGGACAAGGCGCGCTGGCAT CTCACTTTGCTTCTGGTGCTGGAGGACCGGCTGCACCGGCAGCTGACCTACGACCTGCTCCCGAGTAGGCTGGGCAAGGGACCTGGGCGGCGGGCGGTGACCCCGGGCAGCGGGTGGCTCAGCGGCCTCATGCCTCGCCTTACACCGTTGCCGCAGCGGACAGCCCTCAGGACCTCGCCTCGGAGCTTGTGCACTACGGCTTCCTCCATGAGGTGCGCTGGGCGGTGCAGCGTGGCCTGGCGGAGGGGGCAAGTGGGGCAGGCCGTGCCCCTCCGTCCCCCATGCCTCCCTCCTTCCGCAGGACGACCGGATGAAGCTGGCCGCCTTCCTGGAGAGCACCTTCCTGAAGTACCGAGGGGCCCAGGCCTGACCCAGTACCCCAGCCCCTGGACCACGCCAGGGTGCTGCCCAGGAGGCCATGTAGGGGAGACCCCAGCACCGCGGGGCTGCTCTCCTCCGTGTGCCTGGGAGCACAAAGGCCCTGGTAGTGAAGAAACCCCCGCCTCCTGA
- the NRBP2 gene encoding nuclear receptor-binding protein 2 isoform X1 yields the protein MAAPEPAPRLAREREREREDESEDESDILEESPCGRWQKRREEVNQGNMPGLQSTFLAMDTEEGVEVVWNELHFRDRKAFAAHEEKIQTVFEQLVLVDHPNIVKLHKYWLDTSEACARVIFITEYVSSGSLKQFLKKTKKNHKAMNARAWKRWCTQILSALSFLHACSPPIIHGNLTSDTIFIQHNGLIKIGSVWHRIFSNALPHDLRSPIRAEPEELRNLHFFPPEYGEVADGTAVDIFSFGMCALEMAVLEIQANGDTRVTEEAIARARHSLSDPNMREFILCCLARDPARRPSAHSLLFHRVLFEVHSLKLLAAHCFIQHQYLMPENVVEEKTKATDLHAVLAELPRPRRPPLQWRYSEVSFMELDKFLEDVRNGIYPLMNFAATRPLGLPRVLAPPPEEVQKAKTPTPEPFDSETRKVIQMQCNLERSEDKARWHVSGAWEGSAAVGKAGAWQTPKPPADHAPPPPQLTLLLVLEDRLHRQLTYDLLPSRLGKGPGRRAVTPGSGWLSGLMPRLTPLPQRTALRTSPRSLCTTASSMRCAGRCSVAWRRGQVGQAVPLRPPCLPPSAGRPDEAGRLPGEHLPEVPRGPGLTQYPSPWTTPGCCPGGHVGETPAPRGCSPPCAWEHKGPGSEETPAS from the exons ATGGCGGCCCCGGAACCGGCGCCGAGGCTGGCCCGGGAGCGGGAGCGGGAGCGGGAGGACGAGAGCGAGGACGAGAGCGACATCCTGGAGGAGAGCCCGTGTGGTCGCTGGCAAAAGCGGCGGGAGGAG GTAAACCAGGGGAACATGCCAGGGCTTCAGAGCACCTTCCTAGCCATGGACACGGAGGAGGGGGTAGAGGTGGTGTGGAATGAGCTCCACTTCAGAGACAGGAAGGCCTTCGCGGCGCACGAG gaGAAGATCCAGACTGTGTTTGAGCAGCTGGTGCTGGTGGACCACCCCAACATCGTGAAGCTGCACAAGTATTGGCTGGATACCTCCGAGGCCTGCGCGAGG GTCATCTTCATCACAGAGTACGTGTCATCAGGCAGCCTCAagcaattcctcaaaaaaacCAAGAAGAACCACAAGGCCATGAACGCCCGG GCCTGGAAGCGCTGGTGCACGCAGATCCTGTCCGCGCTCAG CTTCCTGCACGCCTGCAGCCCCCCGATCATTCACGGGAACCTGACCAGCGACACCATCTTCATTCAGCACAACGGTCTCATCAAGATCGGCTCCG TGTGGCACCGAATCTTCTCCAATG CGCTGCCGCATGATCTCCGAAGCCCCATCCGTGCTGAGCCAGAGGAACTTCGGAACCTGCACTTCTTCCCCCCAGAGTACGGCG AGGTGGCCGATGGGACCGCTGTGGACATCTTCTCCTTTGGGATGTGTGCGCTGGAG ATGGCTGTGCTGGAGATCCAGGCCAACGGGGACACCCGGGTCACAGAGGAGGCCATTGCTCGCGCCAGGCACTCACTGAGTGACCCCAACATGCGG GAGTTCATCCTTTGCTGCCTGGCCCGGGACCCTGCCCGCCGGCCCTCTGCCCATAGCCTCCTCTTCCACCGCGTGCTCTTCGAGGTGCACTCGCTGAAGCTCCTAGCAGCCCACTGCTTTATCCAGCACCAGT ACCTCATGCCTGAGAACGTAGTGGAGGAGAAGACCAAGGCCACGGACCTGCACGCGGTCTTGGCGGAGCTTCCCCGGCCCCGCAGGCCCCCGCTGCAGTGGCG GTACTCGGAAGTCTCCTTCATGGAGCTGGACAAATTCCTGGAGGATGTCAG GAACGGGATCTACCCACTGATGAACTTTGCAGCCACTCGGCCCCTGGGGCTGCCCCGTGTGCTAGCCCCACCCCCGGAGGAGGTCCAAAAGGCCAAGACCCCGACGCCAGAGCCCTTTGACTCTGAGACCAGAAAG GTCATCCAGATGCAGTGCAACCTGGAGAGAAGCGAGGACAAGGCGCGCTGGCATGTGAGCGGGGCCTGGGAGGGCAGCGCTGCTGTGGGGAAGGCGGGAGCGTGGCAGACCCCCAAACCTCCAGCCGACCACGCCCCGCCGCCTCCCCAGCTCACTTTGCTTCTGGTGCTGGAGGACCGGCTGCACCGGCAGCTGACCTACGACCTGCTCCCGAGTAGGCTGGGCAAGGGACCTGGGCGGCGGGCGGTGACCCCGGGCAGCGGGTGGCTCAGCGGCCTCATGCCTCGCCTTACACCGTTGCCGCAGCGGACAGCCCTCAGGACCTCGCCTCGGAGCTTGTGCACTACGGCTTCCTCCATGAGGTGCGCTGGGCGGTGCAGCGTGGCCTGGCGGAGGGGGCAAGTGGGGCAGGCCGTGCCCCTCCGTCCCCCATGCCTCCCTCCTTCCGCAGGACGACCGGATGAAGCTGGCCGCCTTCCTGGAGAGCACCTTCCTGAAGTACCGAGGGGCCCAGGCCTGACCCAGTACCCCAGCCCCTGGACCACGCCAGGGTGCTGCCCAGGAGGCCATGTAGGGGAGACCCCAGCACCGCGGGGCTGCTCTCCTCCGTGTGCCTGGGAGCACAAAGGCCCTGGTAGTGAAGAAACCCCCGCCTCCTGA
- the NRBP2 gene encoding nuclear receptor-binding protein 2 isoform X8: MAAPEPAPRLAREREREREDESEDESDILEESPCGRWQKRREEVNQGNMPGLQSTFLAMDTEEGVEVVWNELHFRDRKAFAAHEEKIQTVFEQLVLVDHPNIVKLHKYWLDTSEACARVIFITEYVSSGSLKQFLKKTKKNHKAMNARAWKRWCTQILSALSFLHACSPPIIHGNLTSDTIFIQHNGLIKIGSVWHRIFSNALPHDLRSPIRAEPEELRNLHFFPPEYGEVADGTAVDIFSFGMCALEMAVLEIQANGDTRVTEEAIARARHSLSDPNMREFILCCLARDPARRPSAHSLLFHRVLFEVHSLKLLAAHCFIQHQYLMPENVVEEKTKATDLHAVLAELPRPRRPPLQWRYSEVSFMELDKFLEDVRNGIYPLMNFAATRPLGLPRVLAPPPEEVQKAKTPTPEPFDSETRKVIQMQCNLERSEDKARWHLTLLLVLEDRLHRQLTYDLLPTDSPQDLASELVHYGFLHEDDRMKLAAFLESTFLKYRGAQA, from the exons ATGGCGGCCCCGGAACCGGCGCCGAGGCTGGCCCGGGAGCGGGAGCGGGAGCGGGAGGACGAGAGCGAGGACGAGAGCGACATCCTGGAGGAGAGCCCGTGTGGTCGCTGGCAAAAGCGGCGGGAGGAG GTAAACCAGGGGAACATGCCAGGGCTTCAGAGCACCTTCCTAGCCATGGACACGGAGGAGGGGGTAGAGGTGGTGTGGAATGAGCTCCACTTCAGAGACAGGAAGGCCTTCGCGGCGCACGAG gaGAAGATCCAGACTGTGTTTGAGCAGCTGGTGCTGGTGGACCACCCCAACATCGTGAAGCTGCACAAGTATTGGCTGGATACCTCCGAGGCCTGCGCGAGG GTCATCTTCATCACAGAGTACGTGTCATCAGGCAGCCTCAagcaattcctcaaaaaaacCAAGAAGAACCACAAGGCCATGAACGCCCGG GCCTGGAAGCGCTGGTGCACGCAGATCCTGTCCGCGCTCAG CTTCCTGCACGCCTGCAGCCCCCCGATCATTCACGGGAACCTGACCAGCGACACCATCTTCATTCAGCACAACGGTCTCATCAAGATCGGCTCCG TGTGGCACCGAATCTTCTCCAATG CGCTGCCGCATGATCTCCGAAGCCCCATCCGTGCTGAGCCAGAGGAACTTCGGAACCTGCACTTCTTCCCCCCAGAGTACGGCG AGGTGGCCGATGGGACCGCTGTGGACATCTTCTCCTTTGGGATGTGTGCGCTGGAG ATGGCTGTGCTGGAGATCCAGGCCAACGGGGACACCCGGGTCACAGAGGAGGCCATTGCTCGCGCCAGGCACTCACTGAGTGACCCCAACATGCGG GAGTTCATCCTTTGCTGCCTGGCCCGGGACCCTGCCCGCCGGCCCTCTGCCCATAGCCTCCTCTTCCACCGCGTGCTCTTCGAGGTGCACTCGCTGAAGCTCCTAGCAGCCCACTGCTTTATCCAGCACCAGT ACCTCATGCCTGAGAACGTAGTGGAGGAGAAGACCAAGGCCACGGACCTGCACGCGGTCTTGGCGGAGCTTCCCCGGCCCCGCAGGCCCCCGCTGCAGTGGCG GTACTCGGAAGTCTCCTTCATGGAGCTGGACAAATTCCTGGAGGATGTCAG GAACGGGATCTACCCACTGATGAACTTTGCAGCCACTCGGCCCCTGGGGCTGCCCCGTGTGCTAGCCCCACCCCCGGAGGAGGTCCAAAAGGCCAAGACCCCGACGCCAGAGCCCTTTGACTCTGAGACCAGAAAG GTCATCCAGATGCAGTGCAACCTGGAGAGAAGCGAGGACAAGGCGCGCTGGCAT CTCACTTTGCTTCTGGTGCTGGAGGACCGGCTGCACCGGCAGCTGACCTACGACCTGCTCCCGA CGGACAGCCCTCAGGACCTCGCCTCGGAGCTTGTGCACTACGGCTTCCTCCATGAG GACGACCGGATGAAGCTGGCCGCCTTCCTGGAGAGCACCTTCCTGAAGTACCGAGGGGCCCAGGCCTGA
- the NRBP2 gene encoding nuclear receptor-binding protein 2 isoform X7, whose translation MAAPEPAPRLAREREREREDESEDESDILEESPCGRWQKRREEVNQGNMPGLQSTFLAMDTEEGVEVVWNELHFRDRKAFAAHEEKIQTVFEQLVLVDHPNIVKLHKYWLDTSEACARVIFITEYVSSGSLKQFLKKTKKNHKAMNARAWKRWCTQILSALSFLHACSPPIIHGNLTSDTIFIQHNGLIKIGSVWHRIFSNALPHDLRSPIRAEPEELRNLHFFPPEYGEVADGTAVDIFSFGMCALEMAVLEIQANGDTRVTEEAIARARHSLSDPNMREFILCCLARDPARRPSAHSLLFHRVLFEVHSLKLLAAHCFIQHQYLMPENVVEEKTKATDLHAVLAELPRPRRPPLQWRYSEVSFMELDKFLEDVRNGIYPLMNFAATRPLGLPRVLAPPPEEVQKAKTPTPEPFDSETRKVIQMQCNLERSEDKARWHVSGAWEGSAAVGKAGAWQTPKPPADHAPPPPQLTLLLVLEDRLHRQLTYDLLPTDSPQDLASELVHYGFLHEDDRMKLAAFLESTFLKYRGAQA comes from the exons ATGGCGGCCCCGGAACCGGCGCCGAGGCTGGCCCGGGAGCGGGAGCGGGAGCGGGAGGACGAGAGCGAGGACGAGAGCGACATCCTGGAGGAGAGCCCGTGTGGTCGCTGGCAAAAGCGGCGGGAGGAG GTAAACCAGGGGAACATGCCAGGGCTTCAGAGCACCTTCCTAGCCATGGACACGGAGGAGGGGGTAGAGGTGGTGTGGAATGAGCTCCACTTCAGAGACAGGAAGGCCTTCGCGGCGCACGAG gaGAAGATCCAGACTGTGTTTGAGCAGCTGGTGCTGGTGGACCACCCCAACATCGTGAAGCTGCACAAGTATTGGCTGGATACCTCCGAGGCCTGCGCGAGG GTCATCTTCATCACAGAGTACGTGTCATCAGGCAGCCTCAagcaattcctcaaaaaaacCAAGAAGAACCACAAGGCCATGAACGCCCGG GCCTGGAAGCGCTGGTGCACGCAGATCCTGTCCGCGCTCAG CTTCCTGCACGCCTGCAGCCCCCCGATCATTCACGGGAACCTGACCAGCGACACCATCTTCATTCAGCACAACGGTCTCATCAAGATCGGCTCCG TGTGGCACCGAATCTTCTCCAATG CGCTGCCGCATGATCTCCGAAGCCCCATCCGTGCTGAGCCAGAGGAACTTCGGAACCTGCACTTCTTCCCCCCAGAGTACGGCG AGGTGGCCGATGGGACCGCTGTGGACATCTTCTCCTTTGGGATGTGTGCGCTGGAG ATGGCTGTGCTGGAGATCCAGGCCAACGGGGACACCCGGGTCACAGAGGAGGCCATTGCTCGCGCCAGGCACTCACTGAGTGACCCCAACATGCGG GAGTTCATCCTTTGCTGCCTGGCCCGGGACCCTGCCCGCCGGCCCTCTGCCCATAGCCTCCTCTTCCACCGCGTGCTCTTCGAGGTGCACTCGCTGAAGCTCCTAGCAGCCCACTGCTTTATCCAGCACCAGT ACCTCATGCCTGAGAACGTAGTGGAGGAGAAGACCAAGGCCACGGACCTGCACGCGGTCTTGGCGGAGCTTCCCCGGCCCCGCAGGCCCCCGCTGCAGTGGCG GTACTCGGAAGTCTCCTTCATGGAGCTGGACAAATTCCTGGAGGATGTCAG GAACGGGATCTACCCACTGATGAACTTTGCAGCCACTCGGCCCCTGGGGCTGCCCCGTGTGCTAGCCCCACCCCCGGAGGAGGTCCAAAAGGCCAAGACCCCGACGCCAGAGCCCTTTGACTCTGAGACCAGAAAG GTCATCCAGATGCAGTGCAACCTGGAGAGAAGCGAGGACAAGGCGCGCTGGCATGTGAGCGGGGCCTGGGAGGGCAGCGCTGCTGTGGGGAAGGCGGGAGCGTGGCAGACCCCCAAACCTCCAGCCGACCACGCCCCGCCGCCTCCCCAGCTCACTTTGCTTCTGGTGCTGGAGGACCGGCTGCACCGGCAGCTGACCTACGACCTGCTCCCGA CGGACAGCCCTCAGGACCTCGCCTCGGAGCTTGTGCACTACGGCTTCCTCCATGAG GACGACCGGATGAAGCTGGCCGCCTTCCTGGAGAGCACCTTCCTGAAGTACCGAGGGGCCCAGGCCTGA
- the NRBP2 gene encoding nuclear receptor-binding protein 2 isoform X3, with the protein MAAPEPAPRLAREREREREDESEDESDILEESPCGRWQKRREEVNQGNMPGLQSTFLAMDTEEGVEVVWNELHFRDRKAFAAHEEKIQTVFEQLVLVDHPNIVKLHKYWLDTSEACARVIMGEAPGRQRPQPGGVGMGTNPQLVEILSSHPAGHLHHRVRVIRQPQAIPQKNQEEPQGHERPGMGSGLGQPRGQDWVGAASGTGMVKGCPVASDRDWARMRGGLRRPSRLSCAHPTESCVRRQAWKRWCTQILSALSFLHACSPPIIHGNLTSDTIFIQHNGLIKIGSVWHRIFSNALPHDLRSPIRAEPEELRNLHFFPPEYGEVADGTAVDIFSFGMCALEMAVLEIQANGDTRVTEEAIARARHSLSDPNMREFILCCLARDPARRPSAHSLLFHRVLFEVHSLKLLAAHCFIQHQYLMPENVVEEKTKATDLHAVLAELPRPRRPPLQWRYSEVSFMELDKFLEDVRNGIYPLMNFAATRPLGLPRVLAPPPEEVQKAKTPTPEPFDSETRKVIQMQCNLERSEDKARWHLTLLLVLEDRLHRQLTYDLLPTDSPQDLASELVHYGFLHEDDRMKLAAFLESTFLKYRGAQA; encoded by the exons ATGGCGGCCCCGGAACCGGCGCCGAGGCTGGCCCGGGAGCGGGAGCGGGAGCGGGAGGACGAGAGCGAGGACGAGAGCGACATCCTGGAGGAGAGCCCGTGTGGTCGCTGGCAAAAGCGGCGGGAGGAG GTAAACCAGGGGAACATGCCAGGGCTTCAGAGCACCTTCCTAGCCATGGACACGGAGGAGGGGGTAGAGGTGGTGTGGAATGAGCTCCACTTCAGAGACAGGAAGGCCTTCGCGGCGCACGAG gaGAAGATCCAGACTGTGTTTGAGCAGCTGGTGCTGGTGGACCACCCCAACATCGTGAAGCTGCACAAGTATTGGCTGGATACCTCCGAGGCCTGCGCGAGGGTGATTATGGGCGAGGCCCCGGGCAGGCAGAGGCCACAGCCAGGTGGGGTGGGCATGGGGACGAACCCGCAGCTGGTGGAAATCCTGAGCTCGCACCCTGCAGGTCATCTTCATCACAGAGTACGTGTCATCAGGCAGCCTCAagcaattcctcaaaaaaacCAAGAAGAACCACAAGGCCATGAACGCCCGGGTATGGGGAGCGGGCTGGGGCAGCCACGGGGACAGGACTGGGTTGGGGCAGCCTCGGGGACTGGGATGGTGAAGGGGTGCCCAGTGGCCTCAGACAGGGACTGGGCGAGGATGCGGGGCGGGCTCCGCAGGCCCAGCCGCCTCTCCTGCGCCCACCCGACGGAGTCGTGCGTCCGCCGCCAGGCCTGGAAGCGCTGGTGCACGCAGATCCTGTCCGCGCTCAG CTTCCTGCACGCCTGCAGCCCCCCGATCATTCACGGGAACCTGACCAGCGACACCATCTTCATTCAGCACAACGGTCTCATCAAGATCGGCTCCG TGTGGCACCGAATCTTCTCCAATG CGCTGCCGCATGATCTCCGAAGCCCCATCCGTGCTGAGCCAGAGGAACTTCGGAACCTGCACTTCTTCCCCCCAGAGTACGGCG AGGTGGCCGATGGGACCGCTGTGGACATCTTCTCCTTTGGGATGTGTGCGCTGGAG ATGGCTGTGCTGGAGATCCAGGCCAACGGGGACACCCGGGTCACAGAGGAGGCCATTGCTCGCGCCAGGCACTCACTGAGTGACCCCAACATGCGG GAGTTCATCCTTTGCTGCCTGGCCCGGGACCCTGCCCGCCGGCCCTCTGCCCATAGCCTCCTCTTCCACCGCGTGCTCTTCGAGGTGCACTCGCTGAAGCTCCTAGCAGCCCACTGCTTTATCCAGCACCAGT ACCTCATGCCTGAGAACGTAGTGGAGGAGAAGACCAAGGCCACGGACCTGCACGCGGTCTTGGCGGAGCTTCCCCGGCCCCGCAGGCCCCCGCTGCAGTGGCG GTACTCGGAAGTCTCCTTCATGGAGCTGGACAAATTCCTGGAGGATGTCAG GAACGGGATCTACCCACTGATGAACTTTGCAGCCACTCGGCCCCTGGGGCTGCCCCGTGTGCTAGCCCCACCCCCGGAGGAGGTCCAAAAGGCCAAGACCCCGACGCCAGAGCCCTTTGACTCTGAGACCAGAAAG GTCATCCAGATGCAGTGCAACCTGGAGAGAAGCGAGGACAAGGCGCGCTGGCAT CTCACTTTGCTTCTGGTGCTGGAGGACCGGCTGCACCGGCAGCTGACCTACGACCTGCTCCCGA CGGACAGCCCTCAGGACCTCGCCTCGGAGCTTGTGCACTACGGCTTCCTCCATGAG GACGACCGGATGAAGCTGGCCGCCTTCCTGGAGAGCACCTTCCTGAAGTACCGAGGGGCCCAGGCCTGA